Genomic DNA from Corallococcus macrosporus:
CGTGCGTTCAGGCGCCGGCCACGGGCTTCATCACCTTCATCCAGTTCTGCTCCTCCTTGCCGCGGCCCCGGCGCTGGGCGCGGCGGGCCTCCGCCTCCTGGAAGGCCTGGCGCTCCGCGTCCGACTCCAGCAGCAGCGGCGGCACGGGCACGCCCTTGCCGTCCTGGCCCTGCGCCACGAAGGTGAGCAGCGCGCTGGTGGTCAGGTGCCGCTCACCGGTGAGCGGGTTCTCCGCGTGCACGGTGACGCCCACCTCCAGCGAGGTGCGGAACGCCGCGAGCACGCGCGCGTGCAGGAGGGCAATCCAGCCCACGCGGATGGGGGCGTGGAAGTGCAGGTCGTCCATGGACGCCGTCACCACGACCTGACGGCAATGGCGCTGGGCGGCCACGGCGCCGCAGATGTCGATCCACTGCATCACCTTCCCGCCGAACGCGGCGTTCAGGTTGTTGGCGTCCGGGGGGAGGATGAGCTGCGTCATCACCACTTCGGAGTCGCGCGGGCTCTTCGGGCTGAGGTCGTGCATGGCGCCGGGCAGCGTCGCACGAGACATGCGCCGCGTCAGGCGAGGAATGCGGAGACGCGGTCCATGAACTCCTCGCGGCCCTGCCCCCGGCGGATGTCCTGCTTGGACACGTCCACCACCAGGCAGTCCACGCCGTACTTCTCCTGGAGCACCTGGGGGAAGCCCGCGTAGTAGCCGTTGAGGCCCTTGAGGAACTGCCGCCCGATGCCCTTCTCCTCCGCGCGGCCGCGCGTGCGGATGCGCTGGAGCAGCACGTCCTCCGACGGCACGTCGAAGCAGATGACCTTGTCGGGCCGCACGATGTGGCGCGACAGCCGCTGGAAGTACTCGTAGTACAGGTCCAGCTCCGCGTTCGTCATGTGCCCCAGGCCGTGCAGGTACTTGGCGAAGATTTCCGGGTCCTCGTACAGCGTGCGGTCCTGCACGCAGCTCTTCCTGACGGAGTGGATGAGCTCGTGGTGCTCCACGCGCCGGATGAGGAACTCCAGCTGGAGCGTGAACGACCAGCGGCTCATGTCGCCGTAGTAGTCGCGCAGGAAGCGGTTATCGATGACGGGCTCGTCGAACAGCTCGAAGCCGAAGCCCTGGCTGATGAGCTTCGCGGCCGTCGTCTTGCCCGCGCCGATGTTGCCCGCCAGCGCCACGAAGCGCTTGGCGCGGGGCACCTTGACCTTGAGCTTGAGCGTGTTGCGGGCCGAGGGCTTCGGTTCAGCGCCGTCCGTGGGCGGCGCCTTCGACGGGGGCGGCTCGGTGCGGGACGTCGCGGGACGCGCGCGGGCGGTGGTGCGGGGCATGGAGCCCGAAGGCTTAACCCGGCTTTCCAGAGGCGTCCATTCGCTGGCGGAGCAGATCCGGCCGGTCGGTCATGATGCCGCCGACTCCTTCCACCAGGAGCCGGTCCATCTCCGCCGGATCATCCACCGTCCACACGTTGATCCACTTGCCGCGCTCGGCCGCGGCCTGGAGCAGCGCGTCGTCCACCAGCCGGACCTCGCCGAAGTACAGCGGCATGTCGAGCACGCGGTAGCGCGCGTCCTCCGGCGGCGGCTCGCCCGCCTTGAGCGCCAGGACGAACGCGGCCAGCGCGTCGCGCGGGTAGAAGTGGCACACGTCGGGCAGCTTCTCGTGGAGCCGCTCCGCGATGACGTCCTGCTCGCTGCCGATGCACACGCGACCCAGGGCCCCTTCCTCGGTCAGCAAGCGGGCGAGCACGGCTTCCGCGCCCGGCACGTCCGGCTTGAGCTCCACGTTGAGGCGCAGGGCAGGGAAGGCGCGCAGCACCTCGCGCAGCGTGGGCAGGCGCACGCCCTGGCCCCGGAAGGGGAAGGTGCGGCCCTCGTCCGGCGTGAACTGGTGGCCCGCGTCCAGCTTGCGCAGCTCCGCGAGCGTGAGCGCCGCGAGCGGGCCGGTGCCGTCGGTGCAGCGCTCCAGCGTGTCGTCGTGCGCGACGATGACCTCGCCGTCGCGCGACAGGTGCACGTCCAGTTCCAGCATGTCCGTGCGGTGCGTATGGACCGCGCGCTGGAACGCCTCCAGCGTGTTCTCCGGCGCGAGCAGCGCGCCGCCGCGATGCGCGATGTGGAGCGTGGGCCTCAGCCCATTAAGAAACATGTCGCGCGGCAGCATGATCCACCTATTCCTGAATTGACGACGATGTCACGGACAGGGGCCCGGTCCGTTCCTTGCCGGTCCCACCAACCCACCGGTATAAGGGCCCGAATCCTCAGCCCGACCGGCGTCGGACTTCAACCACCACGGCGCCCCTCACCCCCCGGAGAGATAGACATGGAACTGCGCACGAAGCTGGGCGCCGCTGCCCTCCTGGCCGCCGCGGCGATGGCCACCGCGGCCGGCTGTGGCGGTCGTGACGATGACAACCCCACCCCCACTCCCGACGCCGGCTGCACGGGCGTGTGCAGCACCGACGCGGGCAGCGATGCCGGCGTGGACGCGGGCACGAACACCGACGCGGGCACGGACGCGGGCACGGCGAACCAGATCGCCGCGACGCGCAAGGTGCCGTTCAACACCAAGGTGACGCTGCGCGACGTGGTGGTCACCGACGTGGACTACGAGAAGCTGGGCAATGACGGGGCGCAGTGGCGCTCGTTCTTCTGGGTGACGGATCCGGCCTTCCCGAAGGAAGGCCTCTACATCACCAAGTTCTACGACGACACGCCGGACACCTACCGCCCCCAGCCGGGCAACAAGATCGACATCGAGGGCTACTTCGGCACCGAGCCGAACTACCAGCCGTTCAGCGGCCGTCGCCACCACCTGGCGAACGACTTCCGCAACGCGAAGAAGCTCATCATCACCGTGAAGTCCGACGCGGGCGTGGATGCCCGTCCGGCGGCCAACGAGGTGACGACGGAGTCCCTGACGGCGTCGCTGGCTGCGGGTCAGGCCACCGCGCCCTTCCTGGGCACGCGCGTGCACCTGGCGGGTCCGCTCACGCTGACCAACCCGCAGCCTGGCCAGCTCCAGCGCCTGGACAAGGCGGACGCGGGCACCCTCTACTACGGCTTCGAGGTCACCGGCGGCATCCTCGTCTACCACGACAAGACCCGTGACCGGTCCGGCGACGCCGGCGTCCGCTGCGACTACCAGAAGGCGGCCCTGGATGGCGGCGCGGTGACGTTCCCCAACGGCATCAGCGGCGTCTGGGACACCTACACCTTCGCGGCGTGCGAGGACGGCGGCACGGACATCACCGGCTGCGGTCGCAACGACAATGACAGCGGCGTGCCGGGCACCGACCAGCGCTACACCTACACCATCATCCCGCAGGGCTGCGAAGACCTGCCGGGCCAGGTGAACGGCGCGGCCTTCCCGTAAGGCCGCCTGCCGTCTGACGCTTTCACCTTCCGCCTCCCAGGCCTCGCGGGCCTGGGGGGCGGTCGTGTTTCAGGAGCCCGAAAGTTCGCGTGGCCCGCCTTTGCCTGCCTAGAGTCCGCGCCGGGCGGGTCCGACGGCTCCCCCCGGGGCGGGATTGGCGGTAGGCTCCGGACACGGTTCAAAGTTCCACCCGCGGCCCACCTTTCACGTCCTTGAGCTCGCCCCAGACGGCCACCCCGTTCGGCAGATACCTGCTCATCAAGCGCCTCGCGCTGGGCGGGATGGCGGAGCTGTTCCTGGCGCACAAGCCGCCGGACCCCACGCTGGTGGTCATCAAGCGGATCCTCCCGTACCTCTCCGAGGAGCCGGAGTTCGTCCAGATGTTCCTGGACGAGGCGCGCATCGCCGCCCAGCTCCACCACCCCAACATCGTGCAGGTGCACGAGCTGGGGAAGGAGGGGGACAACATCTTCATCTGCATGGAGTACGTGGAGGGCGTGGACCTGCGCCGCGTGCTCCTGGAGGAGCACAAGTTCGGCGCCTCCATGCCGTACGGCGTCGCGGCGAAGATCTGCGCGGCCATCGCGGCGGGCCTGGACCATGCGCACTTCAGCCGGGGCGTGGACGGGCGCCCGCTGGAGCTGATCCACCGGGACGTCTCTCCGCAGAACGTGATGATCTCCTACGACGGGCGCGTGAAGCTCGTCGACTTCGGCATCGCCAAGGCCGGCGCGTTCATGGAGCGCAGCAAGCCGGGCGTCATCAAGGGGAAGTTCCTCTACCTGTCGCCCGAGCAGATCATGCAGGAGCGGCTGGACCACCGGGCGGACATCTACGCGCTCGGGGTGATGCTGTATGAAATCACCACCGGCAAGCAGCCCTTCCACCGCGCCACCACGGAGGGCATCCTCTTCGCCATCCGCTACGAGGAGCCGACGGCGCCGCACCTGGTGCGCCCGGACTACCCGGAGGCCCTGTCGCGCATCGTGATGCGGTGCCTGGTGAAGGACCGCACCCAGCGCTACCAGCGGGCCGCCGACGTGCGCCGCGACCTGGAGGCGTTCCTCGCGTCCGGCGTGCTCAAGCAGAGCCTGGACGTGACGGGGTACATCGCGCGGCTCCTGGGGGAGAAGGAGGAGCGCACCGTGCTCCACATCCCCCCGGCGAAGCGCGCGGGCCGCCACGATGCCACGCTGCCGCTGCCGTCCCTGCGCACGCCGCTGCCGCCCCCGGTGCCCGACCTGCCGGAGGACACCGCCGCGCGCACGCTGCCCCTGGCGGACGCCGAGGACACCGCCGCGCGCACGCTGCCGCTCACCGAGGACACCGCGGCGCGCACGCTGCCGCTGGACGAGGACACGGGGGCGCGCACGTTGCCGCTGGGCGGCACGGCGTCACAGCCCAGGGGGCCCTCGGCGCTGACGCCGGTGGGGCTGGTGGCCCGGCCTCCCGCGCGCCGGCCCACGGCGGAGGCCGCCGCGCTGCGCGCCTGGGACGCGGAGGAGGGTGAGCCCGAGACGCAGATGGCGCTGCCGCGCGACCTGCCCACGGGCCACCGGGACAACGACGACGAGGACGGCGAGTCCACCGCCGTCGGCACGATGCCCGGAGCCCCCGCGCCGCGCCGCCACCTGGAGCCCGTGTTCGAGGCGGAAGCCTGGGACGACGACGCGCAGGAGGAGGACGAGGACGCCGACTCCACCGTCCCGCTGCGTGCGCGCCGTCCCCGCGCCGTCGCGCCCGCGCCCGCGCGCCGGGGCGGCCCGCCGGAGCCCACCGCGCGCTCTGGGCCGTCGGGAGAGCGGGGCGCCTCGGACCGTGCGCGGCGCCCCTCGTCCGGCGTGGCCGTGCCGCGTGCGCCCGGGGCGTCGGAGGATCCGTTCGCGCCCACCCCGCGCCGCACGCCGTCCCATCTGGCGGATGATCGCGCCTCGACGCCGCCTCCGGCCCCGCGCCGTGCGGGCATGGCGTCCTCGGACGATGGCCGCTCGGAGCCCCTGTCGTCCGGCCCCCGGCGCATGGGCGACGATGGCCGCTCCGAGCCGCTGTCGTCCGGACCCCGGCGCATGGGCGACGATGGCCGCTCCGAGCCGCTGTCGTCCGGTCCCCGGCGCATGGGCGACGAAGGGCGTCTGTCGCAGCCGCCAGGCCCGCGCCGTGGGGCCTCGCCGTCCAGCGACGCGAACCGCTCCACGCCGCCCGGCGGCTCCGGGGCTCGCAACGCGCGCCCGCCGCTGAAGCCGTCACCCGAGGACGACGAGCGCTTCCACACCGACCCGGGCCCCTCCGCGGTGAGCCTCACGGATCCGACGCCGGTGACGACCGGTGACCCGGACGACGACGAGTCCACCATCGGGTTCCAGGCGCCGCGCCGGCCGCCCCGGCGCGCCGTGCGTGCCCCCGTCGAAGTGGACGAGCCCTACGACGACGAGGGGCCCGACACGCTCGACGCCTCGGGTGCGCGGAAGCGCTCGCGCATGGGCGTGCTGCTGGTGGTGGGCGTAGTGCTCGTCGCCGTGCTGGGCCTGGGGCTCGCGTGGATGATGGGCCTGTTTGGTCCGGAGGCGCAGGCGCCTCCCGCGCCCATGAAGGGGCCTCCCGTGGGCGGCCCGCCGCGGCCGGGTCCCCAGGGTGCGGCCCCCGCGAAGGACCCCTCGCCCGGAGTTCCGGACGAGGCCTTGGCGCCGAAGCCCGCCGACCCCGTCCTCGCGGACACGGCCACGACGCCGGACGCGGGAGTCGCGGTGGCCGCGGTGGGCTCCGAAGTGGCGGCCCCGCCGGCCGTGGAGACGGCGGCCCCCGTCGAGCCGCCACCCCCCGCCACCGTGGAGGTCCGCTTCGACGCTCCGGTGCGCACCGTGCTTGGCCGGCCGGGGGGCGGGAAGCTGCCCATCAACCAGGTGGTCGCCCTGGCTCCCGGCCCGCTTCGGGTTCAGTACACCTGCCCGGGAAAGCGTGCACCTCGGGGTATTGAGACCTACAACGTCCGACCTGTAACCGGGGAACTCCAGACGCTCCGGGTCCCATGCCGCAGGCGGCGCTAATTGGCACGGCGACTTACGCGTATGCGGCATCCGCACCCCCCGGAGGACACGTAGGACCGGGTAAGCTTGAGTGCCCTTAAGTCGTTGGAATTCCTTGGCTTTCCACCAAGCGGGCGCGTTTACACATGTCAGAGGGGTCCGTAGACTCCGGCCCCTCTATGGCTCGCGCGAAGAAGCGGAAGAACATCACACGACAGAGGACCTACCCCGCGGGGAGGGTGGCCCGGCAGCTCCCGGTCGCCCCGGAGCCCAACCGACTGGTGAAGGTGTGGCGGCGCGTGTTGGAGCGCCGGCTGCGCACGAGGCTGCGGGGGAAGGTGGCGGTGGAGATCCATGACAACACCCACACGATGCTGACGTTCCAGCGTCAGCGGGCGCTGTGGCGGCTGCGGCTGCACCACATGTTCCTGGCGGCGCCGGACGACGTGCTGCAGGCGCTCGCCAGCTTCGTGCGCAAGGGGGACGCGGACGCCAGCGCGCTCCTGGACCGCTACATCGAGCGCAACCGCATCTTCATCCGCCGGCTGTCCCCGGCGCAGATGCGCAAGCGGCTGCGGCTGTCGCCGGTGGGGCGCTACCACGACCTGGGGCGCATCTATGAGCGGCTCAACGAGCGCTACTTCCAGAGCCGCATCGACGCGGCCATCACCTACGGGCCGGCGCCCCGGGTGAAGGGTCCGCGCAAGAGCATCAAGATGGGCTCGTACTCGGCGGACTCGAAGGTCATCCGCATCCACCCGGCGTTGGACCAGCCGCTGGTGCCCCGGTACTTCGTGGAGTGGATCGTCTTCCACGAGATGCTGCACCACGTCTACCGCGCCCGCCGGGGCGAGGACGGCCGGCGCTGCATCCACCCGCCGGAGCTGATGGAGCACGAGAAGCGCTTCCACGACTACCAGCGGGCGCTCGCCTGGGAGCGGGAGAACCTGGACCTGCTCCTGTGCGCGCGCACGGAGCAGGCCTGAGGGAAAACGGTCCCGGTGGCCTCAGGGCAGGATGAGGCCGCCGGGGCTGCGCCGCTCGTGTGAGGGCGCGGCCGGGGGCTCTCCGGGCGCCGTGGGGGCCTGCGCCGCCTGGGCCTGCGCGCCCGCCGCGGCCAGGACCACCACCTTGGCGAAGAGGGTCTCCGCGAAGCGGGAGAAGGGCTCGTCGAGCCCATGGAAGAGGCGCCGCGCCTCGCCCCTCGCGATGTCCGCCTGGAGCGCCCGCTGGGTCGCTTCGAAGAAGGCCGCCATGCGCCACAGGCGGCGCGCGTAGCGCTGGCGCACCTCCGGGGTGAAGAAGGCCCGCGCCGCGTCCAGCACCCGCTGCCGGACCTGCTCCTGCCGCTGGGCGCCACTCAACGCCAGGGGGCTCGCCGCCAGCGCCTGCACCTGCTCCATCAACGCCCGCACCTGCTCATCGGGCGGCATCCACTCCGCGATCTCCGGCGTCGCATGGAGCTGGTCGCCCTCCAGCACGCGGCGCACGTCGTCGGGCTCGGGGGAGGGGAGGGGCTCCGGCTCGTGGACGGGCTGCACGCCGTGGTGGCGCAGCGCGGCCTCCAGGTCCGGCGGGAAGGGCGTGCGGGTGCGCAGGTTCAGGGCCGCGGCCTCGGCGAGCAGCCGGGCTCCCTCCTCGCGGGAGATCTCCATGCCCAGGCCATTCTGCAGGCCGTGCTTCAGGATGCGGCGGAGGTCTCCCCGGCTCTGCTCGGTGCGGGTGAGCTCCAGCACGCCCTGCTCGTCCGACGCGATGACCTGGAGCAGCTCCACGCCGCCGCGCACCACGCGCGTGAGCAGCAGGCCATACTGCCCCGTCGAGGACACCAGCGTCACCAGCGTGGGCAGCGTCTCCACGGCCACGGGGGCGGGCGCCGCCTTGGGGGCCTCCGGCGGGGTGACGCCGCGCGAGCGCAGCCGGTACAGCGCCTTCTTCGCGGCCTTGGCCAGCGGCTTCACCGAGGAGGCGGACAGGGCCTCCGGCAGCGCCACCTGGCCCGCCAGCACGGCGGCCTCCAGCACCGCGCCCGCCAGGGCCTCCGGCAGCGCCTCCACGTCGGCCTGCGACGCGGCGCCCACGTCGTCCACCAGCCTCCGGGCCCGCGCGACGTCCGCCTCCGGGAAGGCGGGCAGGGGCGTGCCGGCGCGCAGCGCATCCAGCAGGGGACGGGGCTCGGTGGAGGCAGGGCTCATGCGACGCGGTTCTACTTCACGCCCTACCGCCGCCGCACCAGCCAGCTCCCTCCGGCCTGTCCCACGATGACCAGTTCCGACTGCAACCGTCCGCCAAAGACGCGGGAGGGATGCACCCCGCGCACCAGGAAGTGGTCGTACCAGGTGCCCTGCGTCTCGTAGTCCATCTCCTGGGGCCGCCACTCGGAAGGGAAGGTGGGCGGCACCTCCCCCCGGTAGCGCAGCGGCGAGTGCGGCGTCGTGGCGAAGGTGAAGTTGGGCACCCCGCCGCGCTCGCGCGCCACCACCGCCGCGGCGTGGATGAAGACGGGGAAGCGCACCACGCTGGAGCGCGGGTCGAACACCAGCCCCATCACCCGGGGCCGGTTCGCCGCGACGTCGGACAGCGCCTCCAGCTCGCGGGCCTCCACGGAGAAGCGCTGGAAGCCGCGCCCCATCACGAAGGCCAGCAGCAACGCGCTCGCCGCCGCCGCCAGCGCCAACGGCCGCCGCCACTCCGGCCGCGCCGCCGGCATGCTCGCCACCAGCAGCGCCGCGGCCAGGTGCGCGTAGCGCGTGTTGAGGTAGTAGACGTACCCCCGGATGTCGAAGGGCAGCAGGAAGTAGAGCGCCAGCGCCAGCACGCCCAGCCCCAACAGCCGCCAGCGCGCCACCGGGCCCTCGCGCCGCGTCCCCGGACCCACGACGCCCAGCACCCAGCCCGCCACCGCCACCGCGCCCACGGCATACAGCGGCCACCGGTCCGACCCGTCGTGGAACGTGTTGGCGAGCACCTGGAAGAGCTCCGCGCGGTTCTGCTCGAAGCCCTTCCACGCCAGGTTCTGCGGCGAGAACGTGGGCCCCCACGCCTTCCACGGCACGCCCGGCTGGATGTCCGGCGGGTTGCCGAACCGCAGCACCACCCACGACAGGAACAGCGCCACGCCGGGCACCACGCCCAGCAGCGCCGGCACGCGCGGCCGCAGCCGGGCCATGACGCCACGCCCCGCCGCGTCCTCCGGCACCGGCGTGGTGATGAGCAGCCACGGCAGCCCGAACGCCAGGAACCCGAAGGCCTGCACGTGGAAGAGCAGCACCGCCACCAGGCACGCCGCCAGCCCCACGCCCCAGCGCGCGCGGCGCGGCGCGTCCGTCAGCGTCCGCACGAAGAGGCCGCAGCACAGCAGCGTCAGCGGCAGGGCCGCCAGGTAGTTGATGAAGCCCCAGCCGAAGCTGTCCCCGTACACGAGCGGCAGCGTGAGCAGCGCGGGCCACGACGGCCGGCCCAGGCTCCGCAGCAGGAAGGCCATGCCCAGCGGCATCCCCACCACGTACGCGGTGAGGAAGACGCGGTTGGCCATGTCCAGCGGCAGCAGCCAGTTGAGCGCGCTGACGAGGTAGTAGTACCCCAGGTACGGCGTCAGTTCGTGCCGCGCCGCGAACAGCGTGGGGTACAGCGTCGTCGGGTCGTCCAGCCGGTGCAGCACCGAGATGAGGTACAGGTGCTGCGGCAGGTCCACCATGGGCACGAGGCGCGACACCCAGAGCGGGAGCGCCCCCAGGACGAGCGCGGCGGCGAAGGCGATGCGGGCGGTTCGGTTCGTCACGGGCAGGAGGGCGCGGACTGTATGCGCGCGCCCCCGCGCCGGGCGAGCGCACCGTGTGCCCTGTTGGCGGGTAGGCAAAGGTGCGTGCGAATGCCTTGGCAGGGGGAATGCCCTGCGCTATAGGCCGGAGCGGCGGGCGCTTCCCCCAGCCTTCACGGCGCCTCGCCAAGGAGAGCGGACATGGCACGCAGCGCGACGTTGATGACCGCGGGATTGCTGCTGGGCGGCCTCTGGCTGATGCCCGCCAGCGCCCACGCCTGCGAGGCCCACGCGAAGGCGGCCGCCTCCAAGGGCTCCGCGCAGGGGGCCCCGACGCCGTCCCCGGAGGCGAAGCAGGACGAGGCGCCGCGCCCCCTGGAGGAGCTGGACCGGGTGCTCACTGCGAAGTGCTCCTGCGGCAGCAAGGCGGACTGCACCTGCAAGCGCGGCAAGTGCGAGTGCTCCAAGTGCTCGGGCCGTCATGCCCCGCGGCAGGTGATGGACGCGCTGCGCGGCCGTCCCGCGACGCAGGAGCTCCAGGAGGCGCGCAACGACGCCTCCGCCGGCATCTTCATCTGAAGCGGGAAGGGGGCCTTCGCACGCCGGCCCCCGTTGGGAATCCGCTCGGCGGCTTCAGGCCGTCGGGCTGGACGAACGCCCGCGCGGGGCCGGGGCGCTGCCCTCGGACACGAGCACGGGCCAGCCGCGCGCCATCGCCTCGCGGAAGAAGGCCGCCAGCTCATGCCGGCTGGTGTTCACCGCGCCCTGGAACGGGTCGATGAGGGCCTCCTCGCCCAGGCTCTGCTGCGAGGACAGCTGCACCGGGTGGCCGCAGCGCTCGCAGCGGATGGACACCTGGCGCACCAGGGCCACCGGCACCGCGTAGCGGGCGCTGCACTCGCCGCACTTCCACACCAGCGCGCGCTCTCCCGCCTCACGGCGCGCCAGCTGCTCCAGCTCGTCCGCCATGCGCAGGAGCGCCGGCAGGTCCTGGGGCGGCTGGGCGAAGATGGCGCTGGGGCCAAAGCCCTTGCCCGGCGAGCCCAGGGCCGGGGGACGGTCCCCCTGCAGCAGGGCGCGCATGCGGTCGCGGGCTTTCAGGTCGCGGAACTCGGCGCCGGCGAGGGCGCGCTCCACGGCCTCCATCACCGGCGGCAGGTCCGGCTCGAGGCGCTCGTCGTCCGGCAGGGTCTTGGGGAAGTCCACCAGCCGGTGGGCGGGAAGTGCGAGAAATCGGAAGGCCACGTCTCTTCCATGGCACTTGGGCCCGCCGTCCGCAAGACGCGAGTTGCTGAAGGTGGGACGCGGGCGACAGTCCGCGTCCTCCTTTTTCAGGCGGACCACTCCAGCATCCGCTGCAGGGGCGCCAGCGCCGCGTGCTGCAGGTCCGCCGGCAGCACCAGCTCCGGGGTCCGGTCCTTCATGCACCGGTAGAGCTTCTCCAACGTGTTGAGGCGCATGTACGGGCACTCGTTGCACGCGCACCCGTTGTCCGGCGGCGCCGGGATGTACGTCTTCTGCGGCGCGGACTTCTTCATCTGGTGGAGGATGCCGGCCTCCGTCACCACGATGAACTTCTGCTTCGGGCTCTTCACCACGTAGTCCAGGATGGCCTTGGTGGAGCCGATGAAGTCCGCGTGCCGCAGCACCTGCTGCTCGCACTCCGGGTGGGCCACCACCTCCGCGTCCGGGTGCTCCACCTTCAGCCCCACGAGCTTCTTCTCGCTGAAGATTTCATGGACGATGCAGCTGCCCGGCCACAGCACCATGTCGCGGCCCGTCTCCTTCATCACGTGCCGGCCCAGGTGCTGATCCGGCGCGAAGAGGATGGGGCGGTCCTTCGGGATCTGGTTCACGATGCGTACGGCGTTGGAGGACGTGCAGATGACGTCGCTCATCGCCTTCACCGCGGCGGAGCTGTTCACGTACGACACCACGAACGCGTCCGGGTGCTTGTCCTTGAAGGCCTTGAAGGCCGCGGGGGGGCAGCGGTCCGACAGCGAGCAGCCGGCCTTGAGGTCCGGGAGCAACACCTGTCGGGTGGGATTCAGAATCTTGG
This window encodes:
- a CDS encoding acyl-CoA thioesterase, with protein sequence MHDLSPKSPRDSEVVMTQLILPPDANNLNAAFGGKVMQWIDICGAVAAQRHCRQVVVTASMDDLHFHAPIRVGWIALLHARVLAAFRTSLEVGVTVHAENPLTGERHLTTSALLTFVAQGQDGKGVPVPPLLLESDAERQAFQEAEARRAQRRGRGKEEQNWMKVMKPVAGA
- a CDS encoding deoxynucleoside kinase, translating into MPRTTARARPATSRTEPPPSKAPPTDGAEPKPSARNTLKLKVKVPRAKRFVALAGNIGAGKTTAAKLISQGFGFELFDEPVIDNRFLRDYYGDMSRWSFTLQLEFLIRRVEHHELIHSVRKSCVQDRTLYEDPEIFAKYLHGLGHMTNAELDLYYEYFQRLSRHIVRPDKVICFDVPSEDVLLQRIRTRGRAEEKGIGRQFLKGLNGYYAGFPQVLQEKYGVDCLVVDVSKQDIRRGQGREEFMDRVSAFLA
- a CDS encoding glycerophosphodiester phosphodiesterase; this encodes MLPRDMFLNGLRPTLHIAHRGGALLAPENTLEAFQRAVHTHRTDMLELDVHLSRDGEVIVAHDDTLERCTDGTGPLAALTLAELRKLDAGHQFTPDEGRTFPFRGQGVRLPTLREVLRAFPALRLNVELKPDVPGAEAVLARLLTEEGALGRVCIGSEQDVIAERLHEKLPDVCHFYPRDALAAFVLALKAGEPPPEDARYRVLDMPLYFGEVRLVDDALLQAAAERGKWINVWTVDDPAEMDRLLVEGVGGIMTDRPDLLRQRMDASGKPG
- a CDS encoding serine/threonine-protein kinase — protein: MSSPQTATPFGRYLLIKRLALGGMAELFLAHKPPDPTLVVIKRILPYLSEEPEFVQMFLDEARIAAQLHHPNIVQVHELGKEGDNIFICMEYVEGVDLRRVLLEEHKFGASMPYGVAAKICAAIAAGLDHAHFSRGVDGRPLELIHRDVSPQNVMISYDGRVKLVDFGIAKAGAFMERSKPGVIKGKFLYLSPEQIMQERLDHRADIYALGVMLYEITTGKQPFHRATTEGILFAIRYEEPTAPHLVRPDYPEALSRIVMRCLVKDRTQRYQRAADVRRDLEAFLASGVLKQSLDVTGYIARLLGEKEERTVLHIPPAKRAGRHDATLPLPSLRTPLPPPVPDLPEDTAARTLPLADAEDTAARTLPLTEDTAARTLPLDEDTGARTLPLGGTASQPRGPSALTPVGLVARPPARRPTAEAAALRAWDAEEGEPETQMALPRDLPTGHRDNDDEDGESTAVGTMPGAPAPRRHLEPVFEAEAWDDDAQEEDEDADSTVPLRARRPRAVAPAPARRGGPPEPTARSGPSGERGASDRARRPSSGVAVPRAPGASEDPFAPTPRRTPSHLADDRASTPPPAPRRAGMASSDDGRSEPLSSGPRRMGDDGRSEPLSSGPRRMGDDGRSEPLSSGPRRMGDEGRLSQPPGPRRGASPSSDANRSTPPGGSGARNARPPLKPSPEDDERFHTDPGPSAVSLTDPTPVTTGDPDDDESTIGFQAPRRPPRRAVRAPVEVDEPYDDEGPDTLDASGARKRSRMGVLLVVGVVLVAVLGLGLAWMMGLFGPEAQAPPAPMKGPPVGGPPRPGPQGAAPAKDPSPGVPDEALAPKPADPVLADTATTPDAGVAVAAVGSEVAAPPAVETAAPVEPPPPATVEVRFDAPVRTVLGRPGGGKLPINQVVALAPGPLRVQYTCPGKRAPRGIETYNVRPVTGELQTLRVPCRRRR
- a CDS encoding metallothionein, producing MARSATLMTAGLLLGGLWLMPASAHACEAHAKAAASKGSAQGAPTPSPEAKQDEAPRPLEELDRVLTAKCSCGSKADCTCKRGKCECSKCSGRHAPRQVMDALRGRPATQELQEARNDASAGIFI
- the nadA gene encoding quinolinate synthase NadA — its product is MGETVDYEAGIRELKRSMNAVILAHYYQESEVQDVADFVGDSLALAQAAARTEADVIVFCGVHFMAETAKILNPTRQVLLPDLKAGCSLSDRCPPAAFKAFKDKHPDAFVVSYVNSSAAVKAMSDVICTSSNAVRIVNQIPKDRPILFAPDQHLGRHVMKETGRDMVLWPGSCIVHEIFSEKKLVGLKVEHPDAEVVAHPECEQQVLRHADFIGSTKAILDYVVKSPKQKFIVVTEAGILHQMKKSAPQKTYIPAPPDNGCACNECPYMRLNTLEKLYRCMKDRTPELVLPADLQHAALAPLQRMLEWSA